The sequence aaatccggaaaataagcctgttttttcccttgtcacagtagacttcccccttaagtgACCTTTTGATTGTTgtacattttcaataaaaactggTTTTGAAATGCTTGTCTataatgttataaaaatatacatacataccttctgctcaaatatgaacgagacgttatcaataaaacgatccgcagatgacatatggcaaaaataaatttttcgttttttggtaggactgttataagcttacatggccaatttcagcgtgatatgccacatagtttgttttctgtgctactgtaaacaagtcaagctcgagtgtgttcttcgaattctcttttatgacttcaattgtctcaaaatgttttccaccgAGCGGcgacttgagcttgggaaacaggaaaaagtcacatggagccatatcaggcgaatacggggcttgcggaacgatattaacattaactttgttcaaataatcgcgaacaagacgtgatgtgtgagctggtgcattatcgtgatgcaagtaCAATGACTTGTtctcccacaattccttccttttaagacgaatgttctcgcgcaaacgctttaaaacgtctaaataatattcagcgttaaccgattttgcgatttgtgcgattttcaagcacaatttcctttacttttccgatgtacggccctctttgaacgatttgtaccactggaataacaaaatttcaaacaaattctttgttcaacttgaatttccatcgttaaattcgaagaacacactcgagcttgacttgtttacagtagcacagaaaacaaactatgttacatatcacgctgaaattgaccatgtaagcttataacagtcctaccaaaaaacaaaaaaattatttttgccatatgtcatccgcggaccgttttattgataacgtctggTCCTaattgagcagaaggtacattcatatgtacatagaaaTAAATCGTACAAATGCTCAAAAAAACAAACCATTTCAGCTTATCGTATGTTAtctttaataataattcaagAACATGCAATGAAAATTTGTGTATGGTATTTATGCACTAGATACAATACACGATTGTTCGAAACAACTCAGAATTATAGAaagcaaaatttcttaaagcttTGTCACGTTTAACGGACAAAGTCATGAATTTTAAACctgcttaaaaatattgtattaaattcCTCTTTCTTAATTTATATTGGATGTAGTGGTTAGTGAttgatatttatataaattcgaaaatatttcgaatgaaaattatattaagGATGCATCATATGCACACACTTGTTCCTCACATATAAATGATTTAGTTTTCCTGAAGACTCAGTTTTAGCGCCTGCTCAATCATTTCTTGTTCACGCTGTAACTCCAATTCATACTGCTCTTGATCCTGTTGACTAAGCCGCATGGCCATTGCCAGATCCGGGTCCATATAACGGAAACCGCCATCGTCGTCGTCGTCTTCATCGGTGAGTGGGGATGCAGTGGTTTGTGCTGGGCCGCACAATGACTCCTGCAATACCCTATTTTTTGAGAAGGAAAGAAAAGCGAACGGGACATACGAAGCAAATAGCGTTAACTAAATACATTTATAAGTTTAATTAGCAGTAATGTGAACGTAttctgaaatataatataaagtttATTAAAGTTAGATGATGTTTTCTTTTGACTTAATCTTGTAAAAAACTGTCAAAGCTTGTAGTTAATACACTCTACTCTTAAGTCTTTTATCGGATAACAATGAAGTTTTAGTGAGTTCTTGTGAGCATGCCTGGCATGTTCATGCCGCTGTATGGCACTAAGgtctatataataaaaaaacctatTTGTAGCGCCATTTATACTCCATTCACAGTCAGAATATATGCAAACTacttaaaaagaaatgtttttcgGAAAGGATTAGTTCGATACGTGGTATTTCGTTCAATATATTTCTAAACATCGCCATATTCATACTCAGAATATACCTATACTAACCACctaaaaggaaatatttttaagaaaggaATTGCACACTCAGAATATATGCAAACTacttaaaaagaaatgtttctCGGAAAGGATTAGTTCGATACGTGGTATTTTGTTCAATATATTTCTAAACATTGCCATATTCATACTCAGAATATACCTATACTAACcacctaaaagaaaatatttttaagaaaggaATTGGTCATAGGTGACGTTAAAGTGGagatatttcgaaaaatcggATTTGTGGTCCGATGTGGCTTATATACCAACAAAATGTTTAAGTAtattaattacataaaaattaatcttTTGTGGTGAGAATTGGTTCGATAGGTGAATTAGTAATATCGTATTTAAAGCGAGATTTAgtctttattcaaaatatatacagtgcactcgcggtaactcgaatagccgctaagtcgaacgacgtgctaactcgaacacatttttttcccctattgactactttgtaactcgaacaatattaaaaagcgctataactcgaacaaaaaaacaaatttatttgtacacacattcttttcaaacatgtacattttgtacatacatacatatgtaatagtatatgtatataaattatatgtatgtgggaACGAGGAGTACGAGAGAGAGTGAGCAAAACTGGCAGGCAGTCGATTTCTAGCCGTGGACGTGGACGCAACGAATTGTGTGGCTGAGCTGTTTGAAAAGGCGACTAAACGGAAAATTTATCTGGGCGGTACTCTATCCAGGGCTGCATAGTaacattaattttaacaataaactaaatttcgttattgctgaaataattgaaattgtaaatgaattatacttaactttgaattaaaaaataaaataaaaaaccaaaacaacaaaaccatatCGTGGGGGCTCAACCGGGATATAttcctgttaaaaaaaaaaacaaaaaagcccaGTTTTTGTTAGCGCGAAAGTAACGTAAATGAGCGGTCGCAGAAGAAGACAGTTGCAAAGCAGCAACCGCGAAGCTGACTTCGAAGTAACTATGCCGAATTCTACGCGTCTGGAAGAAGGAGCAGGAGGCAGTACAAGTaccgcaaaaattaattttaacgatATCGAGggaatacttaaaaaattcacCGGTGACGAAACTATGAGCGTGCAGGTATGGCTGCAAGATTTTGAGAGCTATGCCGAAACTTTCCGTTGGACAGATTTACAGCGTTACGTATTTTGTAAAAGATCGCTTAGCGGTACGGCAAAACTGTACATCGAATGTGAAGCCAAACCTCGCTCATATTCTCAGTTAAAAGCTTCGCTATATGCGGAGTTTAAGCCCAGAATTAACGCAGCTgacgtacatatattagtaaaatGGCAACAACAAGAAAGAGTCACGACGAAAGCTGCCGtgaatatttgtacaaaatgaTTGACATAGCATCACAAGCAGAAGTGGACGTTCCTTCTATTATAAGTTATGTCATACAGGGTATAAACGATTCGGCAAACGGTAAAGCGATTTTGTACGGTTCAAATTCTATACaggaattcaaagaaaaactaataatatatgagaaaataaaaaagagtgaGAGTCAACCAAAAGAGAAAACGCAGGTTGCTTATGcggacaaaaacaaaacaatgcaATCAAGAATTAAATCACGCTACTGTTTTAATTGCGGTTCGAGAGAACATGAGTTTCATATGTGTCCTCAAAAAGAGAAAGGTCCAAAGTGCTTCGGATGTAATGACTTCGGTCATAAGCGTAACGACTGTCCAAAAGCAACAAAGTCATCTCTGGTGAATGTCGTTTCGGTCAACAATATGTGAGTTCCAGTGAAGGTCAACAGGGTCATCATCGACAGTTTGCTGGACACTGGAAGCGACATTTGCGTGATCAAAGAGTCGgtggtgaaaataattaaaccGATGTCTTTTGACAGAACTAAATCAATATCCGTGGCTGGTTTGGGCTCTAAGGTGCACACTAAAGGTGTCTGCAAACTCAACATGGAAATAAATGGCGAGATCTACACTGACGTTGAAACTCACATCGTGAATGATAGGTGTATGAAATATAATCTTTTATTGGGTGCAAACATAATTCGACAGGCGGTTGTAAAAATAGGGGCCGGTAAGTTGACGATGGTGAAAAAGGTTGGTGAATCTAAAGAATGCACTCCTGATGAAATAAGATCATGTCTATTAGCTGATATTGAACTGGAAGCGGGGGATAGCGAACTTGATTTTTCTATTGCATGCGACAAATCTGCGGTAGACGAGATTCGCAAAATGGTTAAAGAATACTCACCAGAAGTACCTAAGCAATTACCTGTGCAAATGAAAATCATCCCTTTAGACGAGCTACCGGTTTTCCAAAGACCAAGGAGATTTCCACCCTACGAGCAAAATATCATTGATGAGCAAGTACGAGAATGGCTGCAGAAAGAATGGCTGCAGCTGAACGGGAAGTTCATCCGATTACGCTAGTACAGTGGTTCTCGTAAAAAAGAAGGACGGCTCGCATCGTTTATGTATAGATTTCCGCGAGCTAAATAAAAGAATCAGGGGTGACCACTATCCGCTTCCCATTATTGAAGACCAATTAGACAAGCTGCAGGGAGCATTTGTATTCAGTACGATCGATCTGGAGAATGGATTTTTTCACGTGGAGATAGAACCAGCGAGTAGAAAGTACACTGCCTTCGTTACGCAAAAGGGGCAGTACGAATTTCAGCGCGTGCCCTTTGGGTTATGTAATTCACCCAGCGTATTCCAACGTTACATAAACTACGTTTTCaggaaattaataaatgaaaatatcgtTATCGTTTACATCGACGATTTAATTATACCCGCTAAAACAAGAGATGAAGGTTTGCAGCGGTTGAAGATGGTTTTAAAATGCGCCGAGGAAAATGGTATGTCGATTAAATGGTCAAAGTGTCAGTTTTTAAAGGCTGAAGTCGAGTATTTGGGCCACCTTGTGAAGGCAGGTGAGATTTCTCCTTCACCATACAAAATCAAGGCCGTTATGAATTTTCCACAGCCGCGAACTACAAAGCAGGTGCAGAGTTTTCTGGGACTTACGGggtattttcgtaaatttatcccAGATTACGCAGTTATAGCGAGACCATTAAGTCAACTTTTAAGAAACgggataaaatttaattttggggaAAATGAAACCTACGCTTTTAATGAGCTTAAAATGAAATTAGTGAATCCTccaattttgaagatttttgaatACGGTCAGTACACCGAACTACACACAGATGCAAGTCAGCACGGATACGGCGCAGTGTTGATGCAGAAGAGCTGCGAGGACGAGGAGTTACATCCGGTATATTTTATGAGCAGAAAAACAAGCGACGTTGAAGCGAAGTATTCAAGCTACGAATTAGAGGTGTTAGCAGTGGTTCAAGCGGTTAAAAAATTTCGCACTTATCTACTAGGACTCTTTTTCAAATTGGTAACTGATTGTAAAGCTTTTGCTCTTACCTTAAAGAAAAAGGACTTGGTTACTCGCATTGCACGTTGGGCCCTTTTACTGGAAGATTATCAATACGAGGTGGAACATCGCTCCGGTACCAGAATGAGACATGCTGACGCTCTCAGCCGAAATCCAGTAGCCCTTTGCGCGCAAACAGACAGCATATCAATTCGGTTACGTCAAGCGCAATTAAAAGACGAAAAGATATGTGCTATAATTGAAGCATTGAAACATGCACCATATAAAGACTATGTAGTCCAACAtggaattttgtataaaaatgtaaataattcttTCTTATATGTCGTTCCAGAGCAGTTGAAAAATACCATTGTTAGGACAGCGCATGAAGATGGCCACTTTCACCACCAAAAgaccaaagaaaaaattgagcGTGAGTATTTTATACCTAACGTAGCCAAAAGAATCGATTCGTGCATCGCTTCCTGTGTGAAATGCATCTTAGCAGGGAGAAAACATGGAAAAAAAGAGTATTTTCTCAATCCCATACCGAAAGGGGAACAACCACTAGAAACTTTCCACGTTGACCATTTAGGTCCTTTATCTACAACAGCGAAGGGGTATCGATATATTTTCGCAATGATAgatagttttacaaaattttgttggctTTTTCTAACCAAAACACTCAACGTCGAGGAAGTTGTCAAAAAGTTTGGAATAGTGGCAGATACGTTTGGTTACCCCAACCGAGTAATCGCAGATCGTGGCGGcgcttttatttcaaatgtatTTAGATGTTACTGCGAGGATCACGGTGTAAAGCTTGTGCACATTACTGCAGGAGTTCCCAGAGGTAACGGTCAGGTGGAGAGGTTGAACTCAACGATCATATCTgtactaacgaagctctgcgtAGACAAATTAGATAAATGGTTTCAACAAGTGCCTGTTCTACAAAGGGTATTAAATAACACGTTTCCCCGAGCTATTCAATCAACGCCGTTCGAACTGTTGGTGGGAGTTAAGATGAGAACTaaaaacgaagagaaaattatGCAATTGGTAGAGGAGGATTGGATTGATGGGTTCAACAAAGGTAGAGAAGAAGCACGTGAGAACGCAAAGAAGGCCATATGTAAAATTCAAGAAGAAAACCGAAAGCAATTCAATCGAAAACGTAAGGCGGCAACggtttacaaaataaatgatCTTGTGGCGATCGAACGCAcgcagttcggagtcggccttAAAATCAAACCGAAGTTTTTGGGTCCGTACAGAGTAGTAGCATCGAAGGGGTTTGATCGTTATAAAGTTGAAAAGATGGGAGATGGAGAGGGACCcgtttcaacaacaacaagtgcgGATAAGATGAAAGCATGGGTGCAAGAAGGCGAACTATCTGATTTTAGTGAGAATGGGGAAACAGAAGACGGTAGCTCATCTGAGGCAGATGAGTAGTACAGAATGGCCGAGTGTGGGAACGAGGAGTACGAGAGAGAGTGAGCAAAACTGGCAGGCAGTCGATTTCTAGCCGTGGACGTGGACGCAACGAATTGTGTGGCTGAGCTGTTTGAAAAGGCGACTAAACGGAAAATTTATCTGGGCTGTACTCTATCCAGGGCTGCATAGTaacattaattttaacaataaactaaatttcgttattgctgaaataattgaaattgtaaatgaattatacttaactttgaattaaaaaataaaataaaaaaccaaaacaacaaaaccatatgtatactagtgtattgtccatatgaatatttcggcgttaatatcccgttagttttctgggaacaacatcttgcattgaccaaattgctttaaatttgtcatttgtagtgtatcagtgcatgtgagtaatggatcgtaaaaggttgaagtgtttaacattaaaagagagggctgaagtccttaacaaaattaaacgtggacgtagtgttacttctctagcgaaggaatatggggtagccaagtccaccataagtcttatagaaaagaaagataaggcaattttaaaagcagtaaacaacacgtttttgggtcctgggaagagaactttaaaagcttctgagtttcctaaaatggaagccgctttatacaaatggtttctgtcccaaagaaaaaagaattacccaataagtggactcatcttgaaagaaaaagcgaaagctTTTCATACCCAGTTGTGTGGGGAAAATTCTACATTTTTTGCCAGTGACGGGTGGCTTCAAAACTTTAAGAAACGTTATGGAGTacgtttgttaaaaatttctggAGAAAAACTGTCATCACAGCCAGAGCTGGTAGACCCTTTCAAAATGgctttacaagaaaaaataaaggaaatggaGATATGTGCCGACCAAATATATAACGCCGACGAGTCCGGATTGTACTGGAAACTTCTTCCTGAGAAAACTTATGTTTCGTTGTCGGAAAAACAAGCACCGGGAAGAAAGTCTGAAAAGCAGCGTTTTACATTTATGgcatgcactaacgctaccggcaaccataagcttaaacttctcgttattggcaaagcaagaaatcctcttgttttcaaaaattttaactgtccggtggagtacaaaaattctaaatcggcgattttcaaagactggtttcataattcgttcgtgccgcaggtaaaatccagattcattaaaataatttttttaaccaagttaaatgactttaatatttaggtaagaaaatatttgaaagatgggggactacctgagaaggctcttcttctaattgataatgccccatcacatcccaacgaaatcgaattaaagtccgaggatggtttaattttaactatgtttatgccgccgaatgtgacaccattgatccagccaatggaccaacatgtaattcgtataacgaaactatactacagaaattttctactggcttccattttcaacaataattGCGATATACCCGaatctatgaaaaaaattaatttaagagacTCAGTAACTTTCTTAGATGCAGCTTGGAGTCGGTTAGAAAAGGAAACTGTATCCAAatgttggaaaaacattttgagttttgccAACTTAGGCGACTCTGATGAAGATAATATTCTATtgagcattttaaaaaaaacaattgttggaAGAAAACCAGATAGTAACAGACTCTCTTCTTaataagcttaaaaatttaGCCCCACAGGTATTCTGACTGGAAtatatgttttaaaactttgacttctttatgaaaaacataatttacaggtcgaatttacgcttCATGATGTTcacaaatggaatgatggtgtcgaatttaccgacacagaagtaataattgaaactagtgattctgagtctgagtttaacaacacaactgagacatgtgagcggatatcatctgaggaggcagttagctctatcaataaggtaattcagtgggccacaactgaacaagtaagccccgcaaaggttaacactctttaattgctgcgtgaaaaagcCATATtatattcaacattgctgcaggcaagaaaagacaaacacacattacaactttcttttcggcctaacttttctgttaaagctgacttttttgtgtaactgacacaaagactgacaaatatttgatgaaaaatattgaaacgaattaattattttaaacatattcatgttcatatccatatgtaaataaataaataaatttaattgaaaaaaatcgatatcgatgactgtttttttaacatagcacactcaattgataagtcgaacaaattcgataaatcgaacagcgcctgttttaattagttcgagttagcgcgagtgcactgtactaATTACtaacaaatgatttttttgtaatttacaatAGTTGGCGGTGGGGTCGAGGTGTCCCGAAAACCCATATTTTGTCCGATTTAAATCATAATGAGTGTATAAATgcattttgcttatttaaataAGATCCACACATTAATATTGACTAAAAACTTATATAATTGCAGCGGTTGtggaattatatatatatatatataattggcgcgtacaccatttttgggtgtttggccgagttcctactcctatttgtgatgtgcgtcttgatgttgttccacaaatggagggacctacagtttcaagccgactccaaacggcagatatttttatgaggagctttttcatggcagaaatacactcggaggtttgccattgcctgccgaggggcgaccgctattagaaaaatgtttttcttaattttggtgtttcaccgagattcgaaccaaattccgaatggtaatcacgcaccaacccattcggctacggcggccgaattgtGGAATTACggattacaaaaacaaacatcgaattaatatcattaatttcaatacatacacatttttcgcATTCTCATAGGTTTAATTTATAGGTTGTGGTATAAACTAAGttttaaatgtatattattaaaatttattcaagtgCAATTCTAAAGCTTGGTAGTGTCAGTACTTGTGtaaaatattatgtatgtatgtagagcgTTAAATAACTAGAACAAAGGAATTTATTGAtacattttgactatttatgtGTTTCTgatttagttttaatatttgttttttttttgaaaatataatttattcttttacaataaaaataaatgttgggAAACAACTTATAGATAACGGAAAAATGTTTCTCATCGAATAACTGTTAggagacaatttttcaatgagTAAATTCGCAATAACTGTTATTTTTGGTccccaatttttaaaatttaataaggaaCAACTAAACTGACAAAACTTGTCGATAAGTCCTAGTGATATAGTTATTAATCGCAGTGTATACGTCGAAATATATTGACAATAACTTCACAAAACGGCCAGATAAACTTGTTCTTTAGCAaactatttaaacatttttttcatataattcatatcagttttaaattgatttgctgGTGTGGGAGTGGAACGACCACGTTGAGATGTTAACGATGATGTTGGGGATGGTGATAGGGAATCGCGCGTTTTTTCGCTATTTAATGACGCGTTAATTCGAACTTGGAATTTATTAGTATTTGATTTAATGAATGCGGAATTACTAGTTGCGGAACGATTTGGGGAGGTACGATTACTATAATGTGATCTAGTGGGAACGTAAAGTCTATACATTGGTAATATTAAGCAAAGCAAGTGGGGAAATTTAGCAAATCATTTTGAACATGGAGATATAAGTACAgtgtattaaatatataaatcgtAATGTAAATCATACGCAAAAGATACCTCTGCAACTGTTCGTCTTCATATGGAATTCCGTCTGCCCCCTGACCACGTAAAGCCTCCCATATATCTACTTTGTCGGTATCCTCAGCAACTAAAGGGACAGAAGCAGCACCAGCCGTCGTTTCTACTAAACTTTGTTCAATTGCATATTGCAGCATATCGTCTTCATCCAAAGGTAATTGACGACGCGAGTCTGCGTCTGAAAAGTAGTGAAGTTAAAATCCTTGTTGAACACACAAATTaccaaatatatttcatttgaataccTCTATTGGCGTAATGATTTGGTATATCGAAACAACGGTCATCTACAATGCAAGTTATGCGATCATCTTCATTAATTGTGGTTACATGTTCTATTGGGTTTGTCATTCCAAATACATTTCCGAATGTAATGCATGCATTTAAGACATGGAAGAGTGGGATTTCAACTTTCACTGGAAACCCGGATGGCAGTTGCATAGTGATAAAGTCTTTCAATTTGGACACATGTGGACTAGCCATGGTTGACATTAAATCTAGTATAGGAAGAACTTGTTCTTGCAGCCGCATAGGATACTCCTCGGAGAGCCATAAATTAGCCTTAAATCTCTGAATCTATAAGAGTATGTTATTACAGGAAGCATCGATtgataaaacaatattattaagGAAGACGCATTTCTAAACTTTTCAATGTTGAgttactaaaatatattttttcttatatccgAAGGGAAATTTCAATTCGCCTTctattttttctgttaaatttagaaaacttttggaaagaaaaaagtgtgaTTGATACCTTTGTTGTGACTTTCTTTGGTCGTCCAATGTCACGCCCATTTAAATCGACATCGGGGGAAAAATACTCTTCTGGTGTAATAACATGCTTAGGTGAAATAGTGCCTGAACTGCAACTGGCATTCTCTTCGCCCGTGCTATTTTCAAAGCTTTGATCAAGTAATGGGGTCACAGGGGATGGAGAAGGCGTCTGAAATATTAatgatatacaaatacatagagCATTTTTAAAAGATCTTACCCGATCTTTGGTATTTAGTCCCTCATTAGGACGAGTACTGGAAAATTCATCATCAGCTATTCCTAAAAAACTATGCAGTGGAGTACGCCCGCATTTACtctattcaaataaattaaattaaatgcttcAGAAACAACCATTAAAAAGTGTTTGCGTGAAAGTTTGGAGTACCTTAATTTGATCGTCATTTAAATGGTCCATGCGGGTGCGCGTTATAAACTCAACATTACTGGCACCATAAACTTTACAATTGTATCCATTGACCAACTCAGACTTTTCGCTACGCCAACCCCATATTCCCGATTTGTTTCGCTCAAAACTAATCTTTTCCATTTCAATGTTATTGGTAATAACAGGTGCATTAAGACGAGCACGGACAGCTCCCATTGGGGGCGGTATTGCCACAATATCTCCTATTTCGTTATTCATTTGCTCCTCCATTACTTCATGAGTATCGTGGTCGATCTCAATCATGGTAGCAGAGTCCTCTGCATGTAtaaggaattaaaaataaattaatacgtTTAACTAGACCCAGATTTCGCACATACTCGCGCCTTTAAAGATGTATGAACGATTCCCTCTTTGCCAGGTATTGTTATCAAAACCTAGTAGAGTGGTATCGATTCGGACGTTCGCACCACGTTTATAAACTTTATAGGTGTCGCTGGGACAAAGGCGAGACATTAGGGGAACTGAAATATTTTgtggaaataatttaataaatttcagaaCGTTGACGCGATATTTCCCAGAGTAACACCTGCTATCCTATATTATTGCACAAAAATACTGCTTACCCCAAGAAGTGAATTCCCATTTCATTTCAATGTAAAAGTCAGGCGCATCCAAAAGATGTTGTAATAATTTGGGAACATGCGTTACACGTTGCATATGACGTTGCAAGTCTCGTACTTCAATGATGGCAGTCAGTATATCCTCATCGCCGGAGCAAACAGCTTCCTGTAcaactgaaaattattttcatatatatgtataatattgtatacatatataaatacgattatattaaaaatgcacCGATATATAAATTTCCTTACTTGACCATCCCTCGTGTTCATAAGTGGCATTACATTTCGCCGCTAAAAGGCACTTTGCACATTGCAAGTGTGATAATTTTACTGCTAACATCAGTGGGGTTCGTCCCCGAGTATCGATTTTCTCCTTGTCAACCTATCGttagaagaaaaattttaaccGAGGGTTTTTAATTGAAAAGGCATGGCAGAAGATTAGTTCATATTATTTCTTCTGAGGCTTTATAATTACACATGAGCATCTGTATAATGGAAAGACGTGAAAATGTAGGCGCAACTTGTGAATGGTTATCAATGAACACAAGTCATACTCCAACTATTGAACATTTGGTCATACCATTAAGATGTTGTCTTTTGCAGTTGCATGTGAATTGTAAAGGCTATCCTGTCAAAAAGATTTCCTATTTTAACCAAAattcatatacacatatgcaagaATACAGGTAAAGAATGAATATTGAATATAACTTCCCTAAAAAGCTCTATTATATGAGGCTTATCAAAATTTCCT is a genomic window of Anastrepha ludens isolate Willacy chromosome 6, idAnaLude1.1, whole genome shotgun sequence containing:
- the LOC128867443 gene encoding ankyrin repeat domain-containing protein 13D isoform X1, translating into MHTGAESGRLSLKAMKTLEQIKHEFPLHWLVWSNSVDELERALKTETVDKEKIDTRGRTPLMLAVKLSHLQCAKCLLAAKCNATYEHEGWSIVQEAVCSGDEDILTAIIEVRDLQRHMQRVTHVPKLLQHLLDAPDFYIEMKWEFTSWVPLMSRLCPSDTYKVYKRGANVRIDTTLLGFDNNTWQRGNRSYIFKGAKDSATMIEIDHDTHEVMEEQMNNEIGDIVAIPPPMGAVRARLNAPVITNNIEMEKISFERNKSGIWGWRSEKSELVNGYNCKVYGASNVEFITRTRMDHLNDDQIKSKCGRTPLHSFLGIADDEFSSTRPNEGLNTKDRTPSPSPVTPLLDQSFENSTGEENASCSSGTISPKHVITPEEYFSPDVDLNGRDIGRPKKVTTKIQRFKANLWLSEEYPMRLQEQVLPILDLMSTMASPHVSKLKDFITMQLPSGFPVKVEIPLFHVLNACITFGNVFGMTNPIEHVTTINEDDRITCIVDDRCFDIPNHYANRDADSRRQLPLDEDDMLQYAIEQSLVETTAGAASVPLVAEDTDKVDIWEALRGQGADGIPYEDEQLQRVLQESLCGPAQTTASPLTDEDDDDDGGFRYMDPDLAMAMRLSQQDQEQYELELQREQEMIEQALKLSLQEN
- the LOC128867444 gene encoding uncharacterized protein LOC128867444 encodes the protein MIDSFTKFCWLFLTKTLNVEEVVKKFGIVADTFGYPNRVIADRGGAFISNVFRCYCEDHGVKLVHITAGVPRGNGQVERLNSTIISVLTKLCVDKLDKWFQQVPVLQRVLNNTFPRAIQSTPFELLVGVKMRTKNEEKIMQLVEEDWIDGFNKGREEARENAKKAICKIQEENRKQFNRKRKAATVYKINDLVAIERTQFGVGLKIKPKFLGPYRVVASKGFDRYKVEKMGDGEGPVSTTTSADKMKAWVQEGELSDFSENGETEDGSSSEADE
- the LOC128867443 gene encoding ankyrin repeat domain-containing protein 13D isoform X2; protein product: MHTGAESGRLSLKAMKTLEQIKHEFPLHWLVWSNSVDELERALKTETVDKEKIDTRGRTPLMLAVKLSHLQCAKCLLAAKCNATYEHEGWSIVQEAVCSGDEDILTAIIEVRDLQRHMQRVTHVPKLLQHLLDAPDFYIEMKWEFTSWEDSATMIEIDHDTHEVMEEQMNNEIGDIVAIPPPMGAVRARLNAPVITNNIEMEKISFERNKSGIWGWRSEKSELVNGYNCKVYGASNVEFITRTRMDHLNDDQIKSKCGRTPLHSFLGIADDEFSSTRPNEGLNTKDRTPSPSPVTPLLDQSFENSTGEENASCSSGTISPKHVITPEEYFSPDVDLNGRDIGRPKKVTTKIQRFKANLWLSEEYPMRLQEQVLPILDLMSTMASPHVSKLKDFITMQLPSGFPVKVEIPLFHVLNACITFGNVFGMTNPIEHVTTINEDDRITCIVDDRCFDIPNHYANRDADSRRQLPLDEDDMLQYAIEQSLVETTAGAASVPLVAEDTDKVDIWEALRGQGADGIPYEDEQLQRVLQESLCGPAQTTASPLTDEDDDDDGGFRYMDPDLAMAMRLSQQDQEQYELELQREQEMIEQALKLSLQEN